The window TTGCCGAGGAGCACTACCTCGACGCGGCGTGGCGGTACGAGTGGCGCCGCTACGGCCGCTGACGCCCGTCAGGGTCTGTCGGGCGCACGTGGGCCGCGAATACCGTGCGTTTCGAATGACGCTTCCCGCCGGCCAACCCTCCCGACGCAGTGTCGCCATCAGGCGGGTGGACACGGCTCGATGGATGCAGATCGCGGCGAAGCCCTCCGGACCCATTAGCGGTGCAAGGCGAAGCACATGGCCGCATCACCGAGGAGCGAGGTACGGGTTTCGGCGAGTCAGACGAGGTACGTCCGCGGGCCCACAAGTTCAGTCGCTGTTGCTCATCCGGTGCTTCCAGTCGGCCTGCCTGATGTACTCGGCTGCGGCGGCGATGGGAAGGCTGCTGGTGACCTGCTCGATACGCTTTCGGATGTCGCGGTGCTGGCGGCCCGGATAGAGGCGCGTGCTGAGTCCGGCGGCGCCGAAGAGCGCGACCAGGTACTCCGTGCGCCGGGACGGCGGACCGAAGCCGCCGAGGGTGACCGCCCGGACCGCTTCGTCGACCCTTGCCACCGACTCCTTGGCCGCTGACGGTGACGGGGCCCGCCAGGAGACATGCGGGATGATGCCGAGGACGGGGCGCCGACGGGCGATCAGCAGCCCGCGGGCCTCCATCGCTTCAAGGCAGCGCCTTTCGACGTCCTGGAAGTGCCGCCACGTGCTGATCCAGCCGTGGAGCGGCCACTTCGTCATGTGGGCAGCGATTCCGCTCCTCGCCGCCGCGCTGACGCGGGCGACGAGGCCGTCGGGCAGGTCTT is drawn from Streptomyces sp. NBC_01717 and contains these coding sequences:
- a CDS encoding GOLPH3/VPS74 family protein, which gives rise to MDDRPLRTLPEELMLVCADPGTGAIKRPEFFKRALAGAVLAELELHGAILIEDGRIVELRPVQFDDPFVGGMFDKIAGDIRRGQPDADQTRLASPPESLSQLRQDLPDGLVARVSAAARSGIAAHMTKWPLHGWISTWRHFQDVERRCLEAMEARGLLIARRRPVLGIIPHVSWRAPSPSAAKESVARVDEAVRAVTLGGFGPPSRRTEYLVALFGAAGLSTRLYPGRQHRDIRKRIEQVTSSLPIAAAAEYIRQADWKHRMSNSD